ACGCTGATCTACCACAAGCTCCATGGCAACGAGCCCCCGCCCCATGAGGACGACTCTGGCGACGAGGGCGACTCCGACGACGAGTAGATGTAGTATGCTTAGTATGATTTTTAATTTTGGTTTGTGCTGAACTCCCGTATGATATGTACTAGATGAACTCCGGTGATCTATGTTTTGGCGCGAGCTAAAAGTTTGATATGCGGTATCAGTTACAGGATCTACTCTGGCTGCGCGTCCAACGTCCGGCCAAAATCATTTTCGAAATACCGTAAAGGATTTGGCAGGACGGCGGGCTGCGGGATTTGCTAGACATGCTCTCACCCATGTAATGCGGAGCAATGACCCAACCTCATGGAACCACCGCTGCATACCATCTGAGGCCGCTGCCTCGGCACACATCCACTGTCCAGAGCCACCGCTCCGGCATTCACAAACCCagatcagagccaggctgaccagaAAGCAACACCAGAAGGTGATTGACAAGATCAGCATAAGAAAAGTTTGCAATGCTTTCGCTGGAAACCAAGAGTCCCGGCAGCCGCAACCTGCTTGGGAGAAGCTCCACGACACCTTCAACAAGTAGTAGTAGTCTGGTAGTGCCCACATTTGAAAAGGACACAATTATACTGCTGATGTGGGGGCATGGATAATGTGCACCATATAATTATCATATATGTGCTGTTAGTATTGCGACGCGTAGCTGATCGTGTATTAGTTGGCTGGAGTAGTTCAAAAGCACAAGCAAAAGATTTCGTTTTCAGCTAGAAATATCCAGTCAGCTGACCAGTGGCGATTCAACGTTTCAACCAGAAACTGTTTTATACACAGGCATCCGCGTTGATTAATTGCATCGTGCGTGGCAATCAGATGCCCTCATCGTGCGTGACATTGCTGTCATGCGCTCTAGGCCAACGCAGTGAAGCCTTCAAATAGGACGAACCTAGCTAGATAAATTCGATCCTTCGGCCGCGCGCGTTGCATCACCAGCACACATAGACACTGCCGCAGCTGCGACTTCTCATCGCCGGCCGGCCATGACTGCTCCCTCGTCACCGCTGCTCACGCTGGTCCTCCTCCTGCTTACGTCGTCGCCGGCCGTGGCGTGCGCCCACCCCGGCGGCGACCTCAAGCGCATCCGCGTGTACATGCACGAGACCCTCTCGGGGCCGAACGCGACCCTGCTGACGTCGGTGCAGTCCCCGCTGGGCGGCAGCGCAACGTTTGGTCAGATCGGCGTGCTGGACAACGAGCTGCGGGACGGGCCGGACCGGGGTAGCTCGTCGCTGCTGGGCCGTTTCCAGGGCTTGTTCGCCATGACGGGGCTGGCTAGCACGCCAGGCCTGTTGTCGGCGGTCAACGTCGTGTTCACTGCCGGGCAGCACCGCGGGAGCACGCTGGCCATGTTGGGCACGATACAGGACTTACGGGCTACCGTCGAGCGCACCGTCGTCGGCGGGACCGGCGCGTTTCGGATGGCGCGCGGGTACAGCTCCATGGTTTACGTGCCTGAGGCGAGCACGACGAACCACGATGTCTATAGGATCGACTTCTTTGTTGATGTTTAGTTTTCTCCATGGAGATTGTTTTAAGAATCAGTGAAATAAAAGGAAGAGAACGGATGCATAATTAACGCGTCGCAAAATCTTCTCTTGCGTCACGGACTCCGTTCCTATGGTCCTTTTACATCAGCGGAGTCGTCGTCTGTTATATGTGCCTATGGATCACGCATGCTTCTTTTCCGGGCGTCGGACTCAACCCTTGTAACTGTAAGCAAGTGGGTGCTGGCAGGGGCCTTGCCCCccccaccacccccccccccccccccccacaccaaCACCTATATGTATTCCGAATCCTCCATTTGTCAGAATAGCATTAGTTACATTTAGGTGATTTGGCCCCCTCTAACACATTATATGACATGTTTCGGCCCTCTCTATATTCAGTTTCTGGCTCTGCCACAGGGTGGGATGGCACCcattttgtgcagatcaactgcAGATTATGAGAGAGTGCTAAGGGGCACTGCTCCACCTCGGTCGCCCGACCGGTGTCCTCGGGAGACGTTGGGCTTGCGTGTAGACATCGGATTACAAATTTGTTCGATCCTGTCGCATCTTCATCCACGCGCAGGATTAACTTCATCGCCCGCAACCACATCTCTTTCTCACACCTTGTATTTTCAGCGCCTCGGCACTGCGCTCGCAACACCCACCACCGGCGCATTTCGTACATGTCGCCGCTTGCTGTGATGGAAGACACCGGCTCACAGCACTAGTTGGTCGccaggtggcggcggcggaccTCGGATCACCCTGCGAGCACCGCCACGCACGTCGGTGCTACAACATCGCCTACTGGTAGCACCATGCACCGTCATAGCTTTAGGCGTCACCACCCCGGAACCGGCCCGCGCCCAATAATGCTAAAGGTACAAAGAGTTACACGCAATTACACCCTGACTAGAATTCTTTCTTTCTAACTAacacccctccccccccccccccccccccccccgcgattTTCACGGGGTGAGCCCCTCCTCCCCTTTAATCTTCAATCAAAATCCACCTGCATGTAAAACCCCTGTAAACCTATGTTTGTGTAGAATTACACGGCCCGCGCCGGTTGCACCATTCCCACCGCATCCCTGCCCTGTCACAAACTAGTCGTACCTCCCCTCCCTGCACTGCTGGTTGCAGCATTTTCGGCACCGCCGCACGCCCCAGCATGTCTGGCTCCCCTAATAGATAGTTGCAGCATTCTTCGCTCCATCACGTTCCCTGTCGCAACTTCCCCATTACTGGTTGCAACTCCAGGTGAAGCTGATCCTAGATCCCCGCACAGATGGTTGCAACATTCTCAGTTCCACCACATGGAAGGGTGATGGGCGGGGCCATGAGGAACGTGTCGTGGGAGTGACTGATCCTAGCCTCAGTCGGTCGATTTAAATTGATTGTCTTTGTGGAGAGTCAATGAAATAAAAGGAAGAGAATGAAAAGTCGGATGCAAAATCTACATGATGCAAAACCTATATATGTGAGTACGATTTAGTTTTGCAACATTTTATGTCATACATTGACATTTCAATTTGTGTAGATTAATAATGATATGAGCTAG
This sequence is a window from Aegilops tauschii subsp. strangulata cultivar AL8/78 chromosome 7, Aet v6.0, whole genome shotgun sequence. Protein-coding genes within it:
- the LOC109762952 gene encoding dirigent protein 2, which translates into the protein MTAPSSPLLTLVLLLLTSSPAVACAHPGGDLKRIRVYMHETLSGPNATLLTSVQSPLGGSATFGQIGVLDNELRDGPDRGSSSLLGRFQGLFAMTGLASTPGLLSAVNVVFTAGQHRGSTLAMLGTIQDLRATVERTVVGGTGAFRMARGYSSMVYVPEASTTNHDVYRIDFFVDV